In Ailuropoda melanoleuca isolate Jingjing chromosome 4, ASM200744v2, whole genome shotgun sequence, the following proteins share a genomic window:
- the POLRMT gene encoding DNA-directed RNA polymerase, mitochondrial isoform X5, with translation MPARSLCVSFLRSLGQMTEIGAAGSFKELVYVFFMVKDAGLTPDLLSYAAALQCMGRLDQDTSTIQRCLDQMARDGLKLQGLFTSVPLRQEEQAVVLKAVRKAQPTFSPPPPPRPPPQVNTSPLLREIYAKSGPVSYPKLHLPLQSLQKLFREQLRMELATTVTVESVEKARVPTEEVLQARDTLKQLRAEWAEALCLGLQELKASEAQAARSCRSTIFPYLCVLSERELAELLLQTLQVLPPQGESLLSLAQQLGLRVFNRHTVQRKQLSSQVRALQRRYYRYLHLLASDTQVAAPPLPRQYWEALGAPAAPHEQPWPLPVLVQLGKKLAEVLVEVVRMPGSLVTPQGSCTLIPVLYHVYSFRSFRQIGILKPHPAFTELLAVAAEHTLTFEAAEVPMLCPPLPWMSPHTGAFLLSPTKLMRSLEGTMQHQRLLDSCPPAELHGALDALTQLGNCAWRVNGRVLDLVLELFTAKGCPRLGVPAPPSEAPRPPDGRLPPSASSAQKAEVRREVARCLKVAREMHSLRSDALYRLSLAQHLRDRVFWLPHNMDFRGRTYPCPPHFNHLGSDLARALLEFAQGRPLGPHGLDWLKIHLVNLTGLKKHEPLRARLLFADEVMDDILDSADRPMTGRKWWMEADEPWQALACCMEIARAVRTADPTAYVSHFPVHQDGSCNGLQHYAALGRDSVGAASVNLLPSDLPQDVYSGVAAQVEVFRRQDAERGVRVAQVLEGFISRKVVKQTVMTVVYGVTRYGGRLQIERRLRELSNFPQEFVWEASHYLVRQVFNSLQEMFSGTRAIQHWLTESARLISHAGSAVEWVTPLGIPVIQPYHQDSKVLISGGIQSLTFSQSGDTTQKPNTLKQKNGFPPNFIHSLDSSHMMLTALHCYRKGLTFVSVHDCFWTHAADVEVMNQVCREQFVQLHSQPILHNLSRFLVKRFCSGARSPKHSKNVWLGKLQDTLKSVPKTGAFDLEQVKHSTYFFS, from the exons ATGCCTGCCAGGAGCCTGTGCGTGAGCTTCCTGCGGTCCCTGGGACAAATGACCGAAATCGGGGCGGCT GGCTCCTTCAAAGAGCTGGTTTACGTGTTCTTCATGGTGAAAGACGctggcctcaccccagacctgtTGTCCTATGCAGCCGCCCTGCAGTGCATGGGACGGCTGGACCAGGACACCAGCACCATCCAGAG GTGTCTGGACCAGATGGCCCGGGACGGGCTGAAGCTGCAGGGGCTCTTCACCAGCGTGCCCCTGCGCCAGGAGGAGCAGGCCGTGGTCCTGAAGGCCGTGCGCAAGGCCCAGCCCACCTTTAGCCCGCCGCCCCCGCCAcggcccccaccccaggtcaACACCTCACCACTGCTCAGGGAGATCTATGCCAAG AGCGGGCCCGTGTCGTACCCAAAGCTGCACCTGCCGCTGCAGTCGCTGCAGAAGCTCTTCCGGGAGCAGCTGCGCATGGAGCTGGCCACCACCGTCACCGTGGAGTCCGTGGAGAAGGCCCGGGTGCCGACCGAGGAGGTCCTGCAGGCG CGGGACACCCTAAAGCAGCTGCGGGCCGAGTGGGCGGAGGCACTGTGCCTCGGGCTGCAGGAACTGAAGGCCAGCGAGGCCCAGGCTGCCCGCTCCTGCCGCTCCACCATCTTCCCGTACCTGTGCGTGCTGAGCGAGAGGGAGCTCGCCGAGCTGCTGCTGCAG ACCCTCCAGGTGCTGCCCCCGCAGGGAGAGTCGCTCCTCTCCCTGGCACAGCAGCTGGGCCTGCGCGTCTTCAACCGGCACACGGTGCAGAGGAAGCAGCTGAGCAGCCAGGTGCGGGCGTTGCAGCGGCGCTACTACCGCTACCTGCACCTGCTGGCCTCCGACACCCAG gtgGCGGCGCCCCCCTTGCCGCGGCAGTACTGGGAGGCACTGGGGGCGCCCGCGGCCCCCCACGAGcagccctggcccctgcctgTGCTGGTACAGCTGGGCAAGAAGCTAGCCGAGGTGCTGGTGGAGGTCGTGCGCATGCCCGGCAGCCTGGTCACCCCACAGGGCTCCTGCACGCTCATCCCCGTGCTCTACCACGTGTACTCCTTCCGCAGCTTCCGCCAG ATCGGGATCCTGAAGCCACACCCGGCCTTCACCGAGCTGCTGGCGGTGGCCGCGGAGCACACGCTGACCTTCGAGGCGGCCGAGGTGCCCATGCTGTGCCCGCCGCTGCCCTGGATGTCGCCGCACACGGGTGCCTTCCTGCTGAGCCCCACCAAGCTCATGCGCTCGCTGGAGGGCACCATGCAGCACCAGCGTCTGCTGGACAGCTGCCCGCCCGCCGAGCTGCACGGCGCCCTGGACGCCCTCACGCAGCTGGGCAACTGCGCCTGGCGCGTCAACGGGCGCGTGCTGGACCTGGTCCTGGAGCTCTTCACCGCCAAGGGCTGCCCCCGCCTGGGTGTGCCGGCCCCGCCTTCTGAGGCACCGCGGCCACCCGATGGCCGCCTGCCGCCCAGCGCCTCGTCCGCCCAGAAGGCCGAGGTGCGGCGGGAGGTGGCCCGCTGCCTGAAGGTGGCACGGGAGATGCACAGCCTGCGCTCGGACGCCCTGTACCGCCTCTCCCTGGCCCAGCACCTCCGGGACCGCGTCTTCTGGCTGCCTCACAACATGGACTTCCGCGGCCGCACCTACCCCTGCCCGCCCCACTTCAACCACCTGGGCAGCGACCTGGCGCGTGCCCTGCTCGAGTTTGCCCAGGGCCGCCCGCTGGGCCCCCACGGCCTTGACTGGCTCAAGATCCACTTGGTCAACCTCACGGGGCTCAAGAAACACGAGCCCCTGCGGGCGCGCCTGCTCTTCGCGGACGAGGTCATGGACGACATCCTGGACTCTGCCGACCGGCCCATGACG GGCCGGAAGTGGTGGATGGAGGCGGATGAGCCCTGGCAAGCCCTGGCTTGCTGCATGGAGATCGCTCGAGCCGTGCGCACCGCCGACCCCACGGCCTACGTCTCTCACTTCCCGGTTCACCAG GACGGCTCCTGTAATGGCCTGCAGCACTACGCCGCCCTGGGCCGGGACAGCGTGGGGGCCGCCTCCGTCAACCTGCTGCCCTCGGACCTGCCCCAGGATGTGTACAGTGGGGTGGCCGCACAG GTGGAGGTGTTCCGCAGGCAGGACGCTGAACGGGGTGTGCGGGTGGCCCAAGTGCTTGAGGGGTTCATCAGCCGCAAGGTGGTCAAGCAGACGGTGATGACCGTGGTGTACGGGGTGACCCGCTACGGGGGCCGCCTGCAGATCGAGAGGCGCCTGCGGGAGCTCAGCAACTTCCCCCAG GAGTTCGTGTGGGAGGCCTCTCACTACCTGGTGCGCCAGGTGTTCAACAGCCTGCAGGAGATGTTCTCGGGCACCCGGGCCATCCAG CACTGGCTGACCGAGAGCGCCCGGCTCATCTCCCACGCGGGCTCAGCCGTGGAGTGGGTCACACCCCTGGGCATCCCCGTCATCCAGCCCTACCATCAGGACTCCAAGGTGTTG ATCAGTGGCGGCATCCAGAGCCTAACCTTCAGCCAGAGCGGGGACACCACCCA AAAGCCCAACACGCTGAAACAGAAGAATGGCTTCCCCCCCAACTTCATCCACTCGCTGGACTCTTCTCACATGATGCTGACAGCCCTGCACTGCTACAG GAAAGGCCTGACCTTTGTCTCCGTGCACGACTGCTTCTGGACCCACGCGGCTGACGTGGAGGTCATGAACCAG gtgtGCCGGGAGCAGTTTGTCCAACTGCACAGCCAGCCCATCCTGCACAACCTGTCCAGGTTTCTGGTGAAGCGATTCTGTTCAGGCGCCAG GTCCCCCAAGCACTCCAAGAACGTGTGGCTTGGCAAGCTGCAGGACACGCTGAAGTCCGTGCCCAAGACAG GGGCCTTCGACCTGGAGCAGGTGAAGCACTCCACTTACTTCTTCAGCTGA
- the POLRMT gene encoding DNA-directed RNA polymerase, mitochondrial isoform X3, which translates to MLALRWGHSASGFRRALWPAGRPGPLAEEGALSGVWGRRRRSSASPCEQDHQRDWGHAELLEVLEARVRQLQAECVSEATVKRVGVAQGLRASARLQPPGKAQAGPEGTAEELGGRWAQKLDQEKFAMQKRKQQLELKLQVRAQQLACEYKLRVAPRLLDTQLAGRLQHWEQEVPEGLWEEQLVWLLQEAPRKLSPEVEQAPKAGSASVQQEIRQQRLLAFLECCLLTDHLPLAHHVLVTYHGRSRQQQRLTLAMYNTVMLGWARKGSFKELVYVFFMVKDAGLTPDLLSYAAALQCMGRLDQDTSTIQRCLDQMARDGLKLQGLFTSVPLRQEEQAVVLKAVRKAQPTFSPPPPPRPPPQVNTSPLLREIYAKSGPVSYPKLHLPLQSLQKLFREQLRMELATTVTVESVEKARVPTEEVLQARDTLKQLRAEWAEALCLGLQELKASEAQAARSCRSTIFPYLCVLSERELAELLLQTLQVLPPQGESLLSLAQQLGLRVFNRHTVQRKQLSSQVRALQRRYYRYLHLLASDTQVAAPPLPRQYWEALGAPAAPHEQPWPLPVLVQLGKKLAEVLVEVVRMPGSLVTPQGSCTLIPVLYHVYSFRSFRQIGILKPHPAFTELLAVAAEHTLTFEAAEVPMLCPPLPWMSPHTGAFLLSPTKLMRSLEGTMQHQRLLDSCPPAELHGALDALTQLGNCAWRVNGRVLDLVLELFTAKGCPRLGVPAPPSEAPRPPDGRLPPSASSAQKAEVRREVARCLKVAREMHSLRSDALYRLSLAQHLRDRVFWLPHNMDFRGRTYPCPPHFNHLGSDLARALLEFAQGRPLGPHGLDWLKIHLVNLTGLKKHEPLRARLLFADEVMDDILDSADRPMTGRKWWMEADEPWQALACCMEIARAVRTADPTAYVSHFPVHQDGSCNGLQHYAALGRDSVGAASVNLLPSDLPQDVYSGVAAQEFVWEASHYLVRQVFNSLQEMFSGTRAIQHWLTESARLISHAGSAVEWVTPLGIPVIQPYHQDSKVLISGGIQSLTFSQSGDTTQKPNTLKQKNGFPPNFIHSLDSSHMMLTALHCYRKGLTFVSVHDCFWTHAADVEVMNQVCREQFVQLHSQPILHNLSRFLVKRFCSGARSPKHSKNVWLGKLQDTLKSVPKTGAFDLEQVKHSTYFFS; encoded by the exons ATGTTGGCGCTGCGCTGGGGCCACAGCGCGTCCGGTTTCCGGAGGGCCCTGTGGCCGGCGGGCCGTCCCGGCCCCTTGGCCGAGGAAG GGGCACTCAGTGGTGTCTGGGGCCGCAGAAGGCGCTCCTCTGCCAGCCCTTGTGAGCAAGACCACCAGAGGGACTGGGGCCACGCGGAGCTGCTGGAGG TGCTTGAGGCACGGGTGCGGCAGCTGCAGGCCGAGTGTGTGTCGGAGGCCACGGTGAAGAGGGTCGGCGTGGCTCAAGGACTCCGAGCATCTGCCCGTCTCCAGCCCCCCGGGAAGGCCCAGGCAGGGCCTGAGGGCACCGCCGAGGAACTCGGTGGCCGCTGGGCCCAGAAACTGGACCAGGAGAAGTTTGCGATGCAGAAACGCAAGCAGCAGTTGGAGCTGAAGCTGCAGGTGCGAGCCCAGCAGCTGGCTTGTGAGTACAAGCTGCGGGTGGCGCCCCGCCTGCTGGACACCCAGCTGGCCGGTCGCCTGCAACACTGGGAGCAGGAGGTCCCCGAGGGCCTCTGGGAGGAGCAGCTGGTGTGGCTGCTGCAGGAGGCCCCCCGGAAGCTGAGCCCCGAGGTGGAGCAGGCCCCCAAGGCCGGGAGCGCCTCCGTGCAGCAGGAGATCCGGCAGCAGAGGCTCCTGGCCTTCCTCGAGTGCTGCCTGCTCACGGACCACCTGCCTCTCGCCCACCACGTGCTGGTCACCTACCACGGCCGGTCCCGGCAGCAGCAGCGGCTCACGCTGGCCATGTACAACACCGTCATGCTCGGCTGGGCTCGCAAG GGCTCCTTCAAAGAGCTGGTTTACGTGTTCTTCATGGTGAAAGACGctggcctcaccccagacctgtTGTCCTATGCAGCCGCCCTGCAGTGCATGGGACGGCTGGACCAGGACACCAGCACCATCCAGAG GTGTCTGGACCAGATGGCCCGGGACGGGCTGAAGCTGCAGGGGCTCTTCACCAGCGTGCCCCTGCGCCAGGAGGAGCAGGCCGTGGTCCTGAAGGCCGTGCGCAAGGCCCAGCCCACCTTTAGCCCGCCGCCCCCGCCAcggcccccaccccaggtcaACACCTCACCACTGCTCAGGGAGATCTATGCCAAG AGCGGGCCCGTGTCGTACCCAAAGCTGCACCTGCCGCTGCAGTCGCTGCAGAAGCTCTTCCGGGAGCAGCTGCGCATGGAGCTGGCCACCACCGTCACCGTGGAGTCCGTGGAGAAGGCCCGGGTGCCGACCGAGGAGGTCCTGCAGGCG CGGGACACCCTAAAGCAGCTGCGGGCCGAGTGGGCGGAGGCACTGTGCCTCGGGCTGCAGGAACTGAAGGCCAGCGAGGCCCAGGCTGCCCGCTCCTGCCGCTCCACCATCTTCCCGTACCTGTGCGTGCTGAGCGAGAGGGAGCTCGCCGAGCTGCTGCTGCAG ACCCTCCAGGTGCTGCCCCCGCAGGGAGAGTCGCTCCTCTCCCTGGCACAGCAGCTGGGCCTGCGCGTCTTCAACCGGCACACGGTGCAGAGGAAGCAGCTGAGCAGCCAGGTGCGGGCGTTGCAGCGGCGCTACTACCGCTACCTGCACCTGCTGGCCTCCGACACCCAG gtgGCGGCGCCCCCCTTGCCGCGGCAGTACTGGGAGGCACTGGGGGCGCCCGCGGCCCCCCACGAGcagccctggcccctgcctgTGCTGGTACAGCTGGGCAAGAAGCTAGCCGAGGTGCTGGTGGAGGTCGTGCGCATGCCCGGCAGCCTGGTCACCCCACAGGGCTCCTGCACGCTCATCCCCGTGCTCTACCACGTGTACTCCTTCCGCAGCTTCCGCCAG ATCGGGATCCTGAAGCCACACCCGGCCTTCACCGAGCTGCTGGCGGTGGCCGCGGAGCACACGCTGACCTTCGAGGCGGCCGAGGTGCCCATGCTGTGCCCGCCGCTGCCCTGGATGTCGCCGCACACGGGTGCCTTCCTGCTGAGCCCCACCAAGCTCATGCGCTCGCTGGAGGGCACCATGCAGCACCAGCGTCTGCTGGACAGCTGCCCGCCCGCCGAGCTGCACGGCGCCCTGGACGCCCTCACGCAGCTGGGCAACTGCGCCTGGCGCGTCAACGGGCGCGTGCTGGACCTGGTCCTGGAGCTCTTCACCGCCAAGGGCTGCCCCCGCCTGGGTGTGCCGGCCCCGCCTTCTGAGGCACCGCGGCCACCCGATGGCCGCCTGCCGCCCAGCGCCTCGTCCGCCCAGAAGGCCGAGGTGCGGCGGGAGGTGGCCCGCTGCCTGAAGGTGGCACGGGAGATGCACAGCCTGCGCTCGGACGCCCTGTACCGCCTCTCCCTGGCCCAGCACCTCCGGGACCGCGTCTTCTGGCTGCCTCACAACATGGACTTCCGCGGCCGCACCTACCCCTGCCCGCCCCACTTCAACCACCTGGGCAGCGACCTGGCGCGTGCCCTGCTCGAGTTTGCCCAGGGCCGCCCGCTGGGCCCCCACGGCCTTGACTGGCTCAAGATCCACTTGGTCAACCTCACGGGGCTCAAGAAACACGAGCCCCTGCGGGCGCGCCTGCTCTTCGCGGACGAGGTCATGGACGACATCCTGGACTCTGCCGACCGGCCCATGACG GGCCGGAAGTGGTGGATGGAGGCGGATGAGCCCTGGCAAGCCCTGGCTTGCTGCATGGAGATCGCTCGAGCCGTGCGCACCGCCGACCCCACGGCCTACGTCTCTCACTTCCCGGTTCACCAG GACGGCTCCTGTAATGGCCTGCAGCACTACGCCGCCCTGGGCCGGGACAGCGTGGGGGCCGCCTCCGTCAACCTGCTGCCCTCGGACCTGCCCCAGGATGTGTACAGTGGGGTGGCCGCACAG GAGTTCGTGTGGGAGGCCTCTCACTACCTGGTGCGCCAGGTGTTCAACAGCCTGCAGGAGATGTTCTCGGGCACCCGGGCCATCCAG CACTGGCTGACCGAGAGCGCCCGGCTCATCTCCCACGCGGGCTCAGCCGTGGAGTGGGTCACACCCCTGGGCATCCCCGTCATCCAGCCCTACCATCAGGACTCCAAGGTGTTG ATCAGTGGCGGCATCCAGAGCCTAACCTTCAGCCAGAGCGGGGACACCACCCA AAAGCCCAACACGCTGAAACAGAAGAATGGCTTCCCCCCCAACTTCATCCACTCGCTGGACTCTTCTCACATGATGCTGACAGCCCTGCACTGCTACAG GAAAGGCCTGACCTTTGTCTCCGTGCACGACTGCTTCTGGACCCACGCGGCTGACGTGGAGGTCATGAACCAG gtgtGCCGGGAGCAGTTTGTCCAACTGCACAGCCAGCCCATCCTGCACAACCTGTCCAGGTTTCTGGTGAAGCGATTCTGTTCAGGCGCCAG GTCCCCCAAGCACTCCAAGAACGTGTGGCTTGGCAAGCTGCAGGACACGCTGAAGTCCGTGCCCAAGACAG GGGCCTTCGACCTGGAGCAGGTGAAGCACTCCACTTACTTCTTCAGCTGA
- the POLRMT gene encoding DNA-directed RNA polymerase, mitochondrial isoform X1: MLALRWGHSASGFRRALWPAGRPGPLAEEGALSGVWGRRRRSSASPCEQDHQRDWGHAELLEVLEARVRQLQAECVSEATVKRVGVAQGLRASARLQPPGKAQAGPEGTAEELGGRWAQKLDQEKFAMQKRKQQLELKLQVRAQQLACEYKLRVAPRLLDTQLAGRLQHWEQEVPEGLWEEQLVWLLQEAPRKLSPEVEQAPKAGSASVQQEIRQQRLLAFLECCLLTDHLPLAHHVLVTYHGRSRQQQRLTLAMYNTVMLGWARKGSFKELVYVFFMVKDAGLTPDLLSYAAALQCMGRLDQDTSTIQRCLDQMARDGLKLQGLFTSVPLRQEEQAVVLKAVRKAQPTFSPPPPPRPPPQVNTSPLLREIYAKSGPVSYPKLHLPLQSLQKLFREQLRMELATTVTVESVEKARVPTEEVLQARDTLKQLRAEWAEALCLGLQELKASEAQAARSCRSTIFPYLCVLSERELAELLLQTLQVLPPQGESLLSLAQQLGLRVFNRHTVQRKQLSSQVRALQRRYYRYLHLLASDTQVAAPPLPRQYWEALGAPAAPHEQPWPLPVLVQLGKKLAEVLVEVVRMPGSLVTPQGSCTLIPVLYHVYSFRSFRQIGILKPHPAFTELLAVAAEHTLTFEAAEVPMLCPPLPWMSPHTGAFLLSPTKLMRSLEGTMQHQRLLDSCPPAELHGALDALTQLGNCAWRVNGRVLDLVLELFTAKGCPRLGVPAPPSEAPRPPDGRLPPSASSAQKAEVRREVARCLKVAREMHSLRSDALYRLSLAQHLRDRVFWLPHNMDFRGRTYPCPPHFNHLGSDLARALLEFAQGRPLGPHGLDWLKIHLVNLTGLKKHEPLRARLLFADEVMDDILDSADRPMTGRKWWMEADEPWQALACCMEIARAVRTADPTAYVSHFPVHQDGSCNGLQHYAALGRDSVGAASVNLLPSDLPQDVYSGVAAQVEVFRRQDAERGVRVAQVLEGFISRKVVKQTVMTVVYGVTRYGGRLQIERRLRELSNFPQEFVWEASHYLVRQVFNSLQEMFSGTRAIQHWLTESARLISHAGSAVEWVTPLGIPVIQPYHQDSKVLISGGIQSLTFSQSGDTTQKPNTLKQKNGFPPNFIHSLDSSHMMLTALHCYRKGLTFVSVHDCFWTHAADVEVMNQVCREQFVQLHSQPILHNLSRFLVKRFCSGARSPKHSKNVWLGKLQDTLKSVPKTGAFDLEQVKHSTYFFS, translated from the exons ATGTTGGCGCTGCGCTGGGGCCACAGCGCGTCCGGTTTCCGGAGGGCCCTGTGGCCGGCGGGCCGTCCCGGCCCCTTGGCCGAGGAAG GGGCACTCAGTGGTGTCTGGGGCCGCAGAAGGCGCTCCTCTGCCAGCCCTTGTGAGCAAGACCACCAGAGGGACTGGGGCCACGCGGAGCTGCTGGAGG TGCTTGAGGCACGGGTGCGGCAGCTGCAGGCCGAGTGTGTGTCGGAGGCCACGGTGAAGAGGGTCGGCGTGGCTCAAGGACTCCGAGCATCTGCCCGTCTCCAGCCCCCCGGGAAGGCCCAGGCAGGGCCTGAGGGCACCGCCGAGGAACTCGGTGGCCGCTGGGCCCAGAAACTGGACCAGGAGAAGTTTGCGATGCAGAAACGCAAGCAGCAGTTGGAGCTGAAGCTGCAGGTGCGAGCCCAGCAGCTGGCTTGTGAGTACAAGCTGCGGGTGGCGCCCCGCCTGCTGGACACCCAGCTGGCCGGTCGCCTGCAACACTGGGAGCAGGAGGTCCCCGAGGGCCTCTGGGAGGAGCAGCTGGTGTGGCTGCTGCAGGAGGCCCCCCGGAAGCTGAGCCCCGAGGTGGAGCAGGCCCCCAAGGCCGGGAGCGCCTCCGTGCAGCAGGAGATCCGGCAGCAGAGGCTCCTGGCCTTCCTCGAGTGCTGCCTGCTCACGGACCACCTGCCTCTCGCCCACCACGTGCTGGTCACCTACCACGGCCGGTCCCGGCAGCAGCAGCGGCTCACGCTGGCCATGTACAACACCGTCATGCTCGGCTGGGCTCGCAAG GGCTCCTTCAAAGAGCTGGTTTACGTGTTCTTCATGGTGAAAGACGctggcctcaccccagacctgtTGTCCTATGCAGCCGCCCTGCAGTGCATGGGACGGCTGGACCAGGACACCAGCACCATCCAGAG GTGTCTGGACCAGATGGCCCGGGACGGGCTGAAGCTGCAGGGGCTCTTCACCAGCGTGCCCCTGCGCCAGGAGGAGCAGGCCGTGGTCCTGAAGGCCGTGCGCAAGGCCCAGCCCACCTTTAGCCCGCCGCCCCCGCCAcggcccccaccccaggtcaACACCTCACCACTGCTCAGGGAGATCTATGCCAAG AGCGGGCCCGTGTCGTACCCAAAGCTGCACCTGCCGCTGCAGTCGCTGCAGAAGCTCTTCCGGGAGCAGCTGCGCATGGAGCTGGCCACCACCGTCACCGTGGAGTCCGTGGAGAAGGCCCGGGTGCCGACCGAGGAGGTCCTGCAGGCG CGGGACACCCTAAAGCAGCTGCGGGCCGAGTGGGCGGAGGCACTGTGCCTCGGGCTGCAGGAACTGAAGGCCAGCGAGGCCCAGGCTGCCCGCTCCTGCCGCTCCACCATCTTCCCGTACCTGTGCGTGCTGAGCGAGAGGGAGCTCGCCGAGCTGCTGCTGCAG ACCCTCCAGGTGCTGCCCCCGCAGGGAGAGTCGCTCCTCTCCCTGGCACAGCAGCTGGGCCTGCGCGTCTTCAACCGGCACACGGTGCAGAGGAAGCAGCTGAGCAGCCAGGTGCGGGCGTTGCAGCGGCGCTACTACCGCTACCTGCACCTGCTGGCCTCCGACACCCAG gtgGCGGCGCCCCCCTTGCCGCGGCAGTACTGGGAGGCACTGGGGGCGCCCGCGGCCCCCCACGAGcagccctggcccctgcctgTGCTGGTACAGCTGGGCAAGAAGCTAGCCGAGGTGCTGGTGGAGGTCGTGCGCATGCCCGGCAGCCTGGTCACCCCACAGGGCTCCTGCACGCTCATCCCCGTGCTCTACCACGTGTACTCCTTCCGCAGCTTCCGCCAG ATCGGGATCCTGAAGCCACACCCGGCCTTCACCGAGCTGCTGGCGGTGGCCGCGGAGCACACGCTGACCTTCGAGGCGGCCGAGGTGCCCATGCTGTGCCCGCCGCTGCCCTGGATGTCGCCGCACACGGGTGCCTTCCTGCTGAGCCCCACCAAGCTCATGCGCTCGCTGGAGGGCACCATGCAGCACCAGCGTCTGCTGGACAGCTGCCCGCCCGCCGAGCTGCACGGCGCCCTGGACGCCCTCACGCAGCTGGGCAACTGCGCCTGGCGCGTCAACGGGCGCGTGCTGGACCTGGTCCTGGAGCTCTTCACCGCCAAGGGCTGCCCCCGCCTGGGTGTGCCGGCCCCGCCTTCTGAGGCACCGCGGCCACCCGATGGCCGCCTGCCGCCCAGCGCCTCGTCCGCCCAGAAGGCCGAGGTGCGGCGGGAGGTGGCCCGCTGCCTGAAGGTGGCACGGGAGATGCACAGCCTGCGCTCGGACGCCCTGTACCGCCTCTCCCTGGCCCAGCACCTCCGGGACCGCGTCTTCTGGCTGCCTCACAACATGGACTTCCGCGGCCGCACCTACCCCTGCCCGCCCCACTTCAACCACCTGGGCAGCGACCTGGCGCGTGCCCTGCTCGAGTTTGCCCAGGGCCGCCCGCTGGGCCCCCACGGCCTTGACTGGCTCAAGATCCACTTGGTCAACCTCACGGGGCTCAAGAAACACGAGCCCCTGCGGGCGCGCCTGCTCTTCGCGGACGAGGTCATGGACGACATCCTGGACTCTGCCGACCGGCCCATGACG GGCCGGAAGTGGTGGATGGAGGCGGATGAGCCCTGGCAAGCCCTGGCTTGCTGCATGGAGATCGCTCGAGCCGTGCGCACCGCCGACCCCACGGCCTACGTCTCTCACTTCCCGGTTCACCAG GACGGCTCCTGTAATGGCCTGCAGCACTACGCCGCCCTGGGCCGGGACAGCGTGGGGGCCGCCTCCGTCAACCTGCTGCCCTCGGACCTGCCCCAGGATGTGTACAGTGGGGTGGCCGCACAG GTGGAGGTGTTCCGCAGGCAGGACGCTGAACGGGGTGTGCGGGTGGCCCAAGTGCTTGAGGGGTTCATCAGCCGCAAGGTGGTCAAGCAGACGGTGATGACCGTGGTGTACGGGGTGACCCGCTACGGGGGCCGCCTGCAGATCGAGAGGCGCCTGCGGGAGCTCAGCAACTTCCCCCAG GAGTTCGTGTGGGAGGCCTCTCACTACCTGGTGCGCCAGGTGTTCAACAGCCTGCAGGAGATGTTCTCGGGCACCCGGGCCATCCAG CACTGGCTGACCGAGAGCGCCCGGCTCATCTCCCACGCGGGCTCAGCCGTGGAGTGGGTCACACCCCTGGGCATCCCCGTCATCCAGCCCTACCATCAGGACTCCAAGGTGTTG ATCAGTGGCGGCATCCAGAGCCTAACCTTCAGCCAGAGCGGGGACACCACCCA AAAGCCCAACACGCTGAAACAGAAGAATGGCTTCCCCCCCAACTTCATCCACTCGCTGGACTCTTCTCACATGATGCTGACAGCCCTGCACTGCTACAG GAAAGGCCTGACCTTTGTCTCCGTGCACGACTGCTTCTGGACCCACGCGGCTGACGTGGAGGTCATGAACCAG gtgtGCCGGGAGCAGTTTGTCCAACTGCACAGCCAGCCCATCCTGCACAACCTGTCCAGGTTTCTGGTGAAGCGATTCTGTTCAGGCGCCAG GTCCCCCAAGCACTCCAAGAACGTGTGGCTTGGCAAGCTGCAGGACACGCTGAAGTCCGTGCCCAAGACAG GGGCCTTCGACCTGGAGCAGGTGAAGCACTCCACTTACTTCTTCAGCTGA